In Ruminiclostridium papyrosolvens DSM 2782, the following proteins share a genomic window:
- a CDS encoding PSP1 domain-containing protein, with protein MVKVVGVRFKKAGKIYYFDPDELVIDLNQNVIVETARGIEFGLVVVPNREVDESEIVAPLKKVIRIATEEDIVHAQENDRKEKDAFNICLQKINDHKLEMKLIDVEYTFDNNKVLFYFTADGRVDFRELVKDLASVFKTRIELRQIGVRDESKMMGGIGICGRVLCCNSFLGEFQPVSIKMAKEQSLSLNPTKISGTCGRLMCCLKYEQEAYEDLLARVPKVGAIVETPEGQGTVVEVVLLKEILKVKLDIGNESDLRVYNFKDGEIKVIKDATTSDDNDIDFEALKQLED; from the coding sequence GACGAGTTAGTGATAGATTTGAACCAGAACGTAATAGTTGAAACTGCAAGGGGAATAGAATTCGGATTGGTGGTTGTTCCCAACAGAGAAGTGGACGAGTCTGAGATAGTTGCTCCACTGAAAAAGGTTATCAGAATAGCTACCGAAGAAGATATTGTCCATGCTCAGGAAAATGACAGAAAAGAAAAAGATGCATTTAACATATGCCTGCAAAAAATCAACGACCACAAATTGGAAATGAAGCTTATAGACGTAGAATATACATTTGACAATAACAAGGTGTTATTTTATTTTACAGCGGATGGAAGAGTTGATTTCAGAGAGCTTGTAAAGGACTTGGCATCAGTTTTCAAAACGAGAATAGAGCTTCGCCAGATTGGTGTAAGAGACGAGTCCAAGATGATGGGCGGTATAGGAATATGCGGCAGAGTGCTTTGCTGCAATTCATTTTTGGGAGAATTCCAACCTGTTTCAATAAAAATGGCTAAAGAACAGTCCTTGTCTCTGAATCCTACTAAGATTTCAGGCACTTGCGGAAGACTTATGTGCTGTCTCAAATATGAACAGGAAGCATATGAAGATTTGCTTGCCAGAGTTCCTAAGGTGGGTGCTATAGTTGAGACTCCTGAAGGACAGGGAACTGTTGTGGAGGTAGTACTATTAAAGGAAATTCTTAAAGTAAAACTGGACATTGGTAATGAATCTGATTTGAGAGTGTATAATTTCAAAGATGGGGAAATAAAAGTAATAAAAGATGCTACAACCAGTGATGACAATGATATAGACTTTGAAGCCCTCAAACAACTGGAAGATTAA
- a CDS encoding DUF362 domain-containing protein — protein MAYSISDACISCGACESECPVSCITAGDSVYVIDEDTCIECGACANVCPVDAPQQK, from the coding sequence ATGGCATATTCAATAAGTGATGCTTGTATTAGCTGTGGGGCATGTGAATCAGAGTGTCCAGTATCATGCATAACTGCTGGAGATAGCGTTTATGTAATCGATGAGGATACTTGTATAGAATGTGGAGCATGTGCAAACGTATGTCCTGTTGATGCTCCTCAACAGAAATAA